The segment ttaataaaaaaaaatacaaaattaaaaagaaaagggtttttCTTAACCTTAGTCTACTTTTTCTAGTGATATGGAAGCTCAAAAACACTTTAATCTTTAATAGCACTCCTCTCATCAATAGGAACACTTTGATAccaaatttgttcttttttcttttctctaggATTTGACCAACCAATcactttctctttcctttacTACTTTTGGTGactctctcttaaaaaaatccaaggactaAGGCATAAAACAAATGATGTATTAGACTGAAATGCCaaatccttaataaataagaataaaaagtgaaaaataaaaaaactttggggagaaaatttctaaaaaattgtctaatgaacaattaaaaaagaaaaaaaggttccTTCTTACTTTAGTTTCAAATTTAGtctttatagaaataaaatcaaatcttgTTTGTCCAAATTACACAACTTAGTGTCAAGGCTTTTTCTGACACCATGTGAACTCTATAGTGAGCTAgttaaaacaaatcatcatgCCCAAGTCTCAGTTGATGCAATGTAGgacatgtatataaaaaaagttctttGACTAGaatataaaatgttaaagaacaaaaaaaaagaagaaagaaaaacattattccAATACACAATATTTTGTCTCTAGTTGTACAATGTTTGCTTGATCTCAATTAGGTATTTTATAACTGAAAATTACCCTACTCTTCTATAgtttagttatatttttcactttgcctccatgtttttgaaaattaaaatttatattccaTGGTTTATAAATTGCATAACATTTTATATTCTTACTggcacaaacaaaaaaaaatcatcaaaatagtttaaaatatttacaataatacCATTATATTCCAATTTAGAACTAAAAATGCTTTATATTGACTGAGAAAATTCAAccattttctaagaaaaatccaactacaaaatcataaaatatgagCAATTATTATAGCTGATTTTTGAAGACATCACAACATGTATAagccttttttattaaaaaaaatagtctatTAACCTTTTCACTTTTGAACACCATTTAAGACTCATGTATAACTCATTCTTTCATAGATATGACCTTAACCCACATTACATGCTTTTATAAACCTcttatgattaataaaaaatagtttgtttACTTTTCAACCTTGGACTCTATTCAAGACTCATGTATGTCTCATTCTTTCATAGACATGACCTTAGCCCATATTGTGTGCCTTTATAAgccattttttaataaaacaaattgttCATGTTAATAAGTTTTAGTCTTTAAAAAGGGaacataaatgtttttcaagTAAATTCATGACTCATTTGTGTTCTACatatcatttttcatgacaaaaaatcaaaatagcaaAACTCTCCTTTTGAAATCCAatgttttctttacaaaatagtttttcatttATCATAGAATCTATTCAagtcatttatatatataaaaaaacagctaGAAATGAGGGATAACATTTTCTTCACAAACCCATTTTCtcatatactaaaataaatttcCAAAATTACATCATGGCACACTTAAATGACATATTCTAGACTTTTAACCAAGGAAATCTAAATGTCTATTAGATGAAAATactttcatatttatatttcaatgatttcatttcaataattcGACCTATATGAAcacaattattaaaatttgCAACTTggttctaaaacaaaaaattaaggtgctttcaaaatgaaaatgttttacaatatttttttctcatttattgaatcttttgaaaagaaaatgatgatgatgcattTGCACCTTATAATGGCCATTGAGAAAGATGAACTAAACTAGATCAACTGgggtcaatttattttaaaaagaccaATTGCGATCACAATAGCCAAATGATTATTTGATGAACTCTATTACAAACTAAGATGAAAAATTATTCACAGTGATAATGAAAAATGAGCAATgatgaacaaaataaattctcaaactACACTTGGAGGCAATGACAAGTATAATTAATGTAgtctaaactaaaataatagaTGAACAATACTCAATCAATGATTAAAAGTAGAGAATATAAGGTGACTATTTGGGTTACTTATAATTCAAGAAAACCAGTGCCTAGTTCTTGATATTTCTAGAGCCAAAGATCTTCAAAGATGTAAGGGAGGACTGTGTTTCTCATTGATTTCAAGAGGTACACTCACAAATAAAGTTGACATAAGTTGCTGCTATATAAGTTTCAGTCTTGCCATTAGGAAATTTTAAGCTCTATCATTAGAAAGTCTAAGCCCTGTCATAAAAGAAGTCCAAGTCTTGCAATCGAGAAGTTCAAactttgttatcatatagtttaATCCCTACCATCAGAAAGTTTTAAGTTCAAGCCCTCAAATTAATCCTTACCCATAAGAAGTTCAAACCCTTTTGTTAGGAAGTTTTAGCCTTGCAATAAGGAAATTCCAAGCCCTGCTATCAGAAAATGCAAGCCCTTTaatcatgaatttttatattcttgttgTTATTCATTGATTTGTATCTTTCTTGTAACCTAGAATTGGCACAATAATTATgaattctaattatattttttattggatgtCGTATAAAAGGTAAGCAAATTGATATGATATATATACGTGACTATTTTTTCACTctattatgtgtgtgtgtgtgaatataATATATAACCCTTTTAATATGTAAAGTGAACTTAGGATAGATCAACATAATTCCTTAAGACCTATTAAGTGTGAGTAGAGGCCTTCAAGCTCACTTTGAACATATTCTAAGAAATTGGCTCGTAGCCTAATTTATTATTCACTATTCTTTCGAGTTTAATGTCTATGTTTTGAAAGTGAGGATTAAGCATTGTTTCTAGACTCATATCCCAAATCATTATCATTAAGACTTGGTAGTTTTTACCACAAACAATAAACACATACACCATTTCAAGTGAAcaattaacacacacacacacatgtatataaACAAACATGAAGCAATTTATTTTAGGTATGGTCTTTTAGGTTGATTTTAATCTTTCGTTTAATATAATCAACTCCTTATTTAGAATTTCAAAAgacaatttatgttttttatttatcataaattaggTAGGgacttctattttattttactctttagTTTGTCGATCtgtgaacataattaaaaaaaaattattaaaaaaagttttaaaaccatTTAACAGATTATATTCTACAAAAATATGTGgaatatatataaatcttaaAAGAAAGATTATAATATGACCTTTCATttgatcaagataaaaataacatattctattattatttttattcaaagtttttttttttaaataatctttaatTTCTCTCTGCTATcaccttttcatttattaacatgaAGAGAACAACTTTTATTATGTAGAAttacttaattgaaaaaaaataaaaaacacattcaaaTGACGGTAGATTAAATAAGTAGTATGTATAAGAACATACTATcgttttataatataaaacagATAGATAAcataaaacccaaatcaataaATGTTACTGAACAGTCGTCAGAAACTAAAGAGATAATCCATGCATCTCCAAAGTATTAATGAGAATCCACGCATCAAAGGTTACACGTACATGCACCAAATGAttcaagaggaaaaagaaaataatcctTTAATTATACGCATGATCCGGATTAAAATGGAAggcaaattacttttttatggATCATCATACAATTAATAACTATCAATATTGATTCTCAGTTTATTTGTGATCTTTGCAATCATGAATTCCAACTTTGTATATATACAGCCCAACCCTTGAACCATTTAATCATCTCCATCTCTCTAGTCTAATAGCCATGACAACTTTTCAATCTGTTCTCTCTTTTGCTTCAGCAATTGCACTCTGTGTTGCTAGTTTTGGCTGCATAGATGCCCACAATGCTGGATTTACTATGGAACTAGTCCACCGTGATTCACCAAAGTCCCCCCTTTACAACTCTGAACAAACTCACCTCCAACGTTTGAACAAAGCAATGCGCCGATCCGTTAGTCGAGTCCACCATTTTCAGAGAACTGCTGATACAGTCTCTCCAAAAGAAGTTGAATCTGAGATTATAGCTAATGGAGGTGAATATCTCATGAGTTTATCCCTCGGGACACCGCCTTTTGAGATCCTGGCTATAGCAGATACGGGCAGTGACCTTATATGGACACAGTGCACGCCATGCGACAAGTGTTACAAGCAAATTGCTCCTCTTTTTGACCCAAAATCCTCTAAGACATATAGAGACCTCTCTTGTGACACAAGGCAATGCCAAAACCTAGGCGAGAGTAGTTCCTGCTCCTCCGAACAGCTTTGCCAATACTCGTATTATTATGGTGATCGATCCTTTACCAATGGAAATCTTGCTGTTGATACAGTCACTTTGCCTTCCACAAATGGCGGTCCAGTGTATTTCCCTAAAACTGTCATTGGCTGTGGGCGTCGAAATAATGGAACCTTTGATAAGAAATATTCAGGTATTATTGGCCTTGGAGGTGGTCCAATGTCCCTTATATCTCAAATGGGCTCCTCTGTTGGTGGCAAATTCTCGTACTGTCTGGTGCCATTTTCCTCCGAATCTGCAGGAAACTCGAGCAAATTACATTTTGGAAGAAATGCTGTGGTTTCCGGTTCTGGAGTCCTATCAACCCCATTAATCTCAAAAACTCCAGATACCTTCTACTATCTAACACTAGAAGCCATGAGTGTTGGGGATAAGAAAATAGAATTCGGAGGTTCTTCCTTCGGAGGCAGTGAGGGCAACATCATCATTGATTCAGGTACTTCCTTGACATTATTTCCAGTAAATTTCTTCACGGAATTTGCTACAGCGGTTGAAAATGCAGTTGTTAATGGGGAACGCACCCAAGACGCAAGTGGATTACTGAGTCATTGTTATCGCCCTACTCCTGATCTAAAGGTTCCTGTAATCACTGCACATTTCAATGGCGCAGATGTGGTGCTCCAGACTTTAaacacctttatattaatttcagaTGATGTCTTGTGCTTAGCTTTTAACTCGACTCAATCTGGTGCAATCTTCGGTAATGTTGCACAAATGAACTTCTTGATAGGCTATGACATTCTAGGAAAGTCTGTCTCTTTTAAGCCGACTGATTGCACCCAATTGTAACTGGTTTTATGCCCTCCAGCGTGCTACAAACATCAGGCATTTACATTTTCATTGCTGTCCCATGTCTATATATTCTGGGACAGATCATAAAGAAAAAGACCTTTTTAGGAGTGATGAGAAAAAATTCTAAGAATCCCGTGGCctattgaatcataattttattggtcTAGCGGTTAAGGCACTGCTATATCCCtgcaagaataaaaataaaagtataattttcagaaaaaatatttattgaaaaaggGTAGCCACGAATTACAAACAAGACTAGTCTcaccctttaaaaaaatatgagaatacatgagtaaaaaaaaaaatttataatcttaAAGAGAGATCTAGCTACTTGTAATCCCACAATACTGAAAGTTTTGTTCTTgtcatattttattgattttagcatttttattttatgaatgtgGTACATGCATCCTACCCCATATAATTATGTCAATCCAATACAATTAATGATCCAAAACGTGTCCCATTTGCTGGTTTTAATCTATGATTAAGGTTAATTACATTATATGGTCCTggtgttttagattttaattatggACAGCATAAAACCTTACGCTTTCAATTTGAGTTACATATGCATGAGGGACATAAGGGTACAACTCGTGTTCATTAGGATACCGCAAGCTGCCACGATTATGCATTAAAGTGGATGAAGGAATCATATTTTACGCATAcagaaaagaaattaagtttGAGAGACATAAGGGTTAAAATGACCAAAATGTAAAGCTTCAAGAACCAAAGGTCATAGGtgtaattaactcttaaaaataaatgcataatAAATGAGGTTAGGGCTCTCAAGTCTCAAGCCCCAAGAATATACCCCTAAACAATCTGAGAAATCGCATTTAAGTACTACACAAAATAATTAAACGAGAATTCGTatataactttttattcttGCTAGATATACCTGTAGCTGCAAACAAAAGCCAAACGGCCCTATTTGAGTTCTTCCAAAACTCAGTAccctttcaagtaaaaaaaataaaataaaatccataataataattagttaaGGAAATTGGAAATTAAGATGCTTTTACAAATCATGATTTGGAAAACTTAAAtgagagaaagaggaagaaagaaaggaatatttagataaaaaaatgatgagaatGGGATATCACAAAGCACATCATCTTATTATCGATCATGCCAATGGTTTCAAGTCCTGTTTCTTGCTGAATATGGAAGTTTTATCTTTGAAAGCCGTCTATCTTTGAAACTAAAgtagaaaaatgatgaaaatgttgAATGCCAAACTTGTTTTGTGGAAAACCAATTAAGAACAATATAATTAGCTAGTGTTTATGGAAACTGAACCATAATATAGAATTCAGCCAAGCGTAgcatttaagtttttattaagaTTAGTAAAGAGATACTAGCTACCATAAGTCTCATAAGAAATCTGTATAAAAGCGTGTGGACTGTCATTGAAAATATATGAGGTCAATAACGAAAGTAAACCTAATTCGAAGTCTCTTTAAATTACCTTTTGCGTGTGAGAATGACTGAGTGAGGCTCattgttttttacttgtattaatttattttcaataatttgatATTGAGTGTAACAATGATTTCCAACAAcaatagaactctgattcacaAATTCCTTGCctcacaaaacaaaattatgattcGTGGTGTGTATAATGCATGGCTCTTTTGAAATCCCAAGAACTATATATGGGATTTGGTAGAAATTCAATATTGAACTAGAATCAACAAGAAAAGAGGTATCCCTGAGCAATGCAGAAGTTACAAGAGAATCTAGAAACACTTACAATGATAACTTCAGCAAAACCTTCAAAAGAGGCGCATGGGTAATTTTGAACAGAACTTACAATAGTGTTGAAAGAGCAAAAAGGGTGCCTTGAGAGAAGAATTTGAAAAACCAAACAAGGAGCATTGAGATAATTTCTGATTACTTTACAAAAGTAATTTCTTTAGTAGATGAGAAGAAAGGGAGAAAGAAACAATGATGTTTGAACCTTATTGAACCTCTCTTTGCTCATGTAActtaaagaaatcaattaattgtatcatttaacttttttctttaaaatctcgtgattttatctaataaaatctTTAATGGATTTCTTGATGTTAAAGTTAGCATTCCATAAGATTtccaattaaaatcattaagaaTTATTGAGCTTTGATATCAACTAATATTGAAGGAAGCAAATGATAACGAAATTTGTTACAAgtaaaaaagactaaaattaaaaaaccatagaaattttttataaaatatttaattttaattgttcatATCTCACTTATCAAAAGAATattacaatattttatatagaaaaaaaaactagtaatattgaataaatagaataaattaactaggataactattaaaaaaaacctataatgtAAAGTAaagattaaaaagtaaaaacataaaactaactataaacatctattttttttatataaaaaaacctcctGCATTCGTAGTCGATCTTAGCCCCTTATTGCATCGTGTGAAAGATGTTACGTGCCATCCAAATTAAGCAAGACGCGGTGGAATAAGAGAATTCTTCACCATTGCTATCTAATTTTAAGGCATCACCCCCTGCAGCAATTTATTTGTCCTCTTCACCGTTTCTTACTTTTgccttttcaattatatttgaaTAAAGGAATTGAGTCAAAGCAATGTTCTGCTATATGCTAcgaaaaaacatattataaactATGCCcccgttttttgtttttttaatggagaGACAGAGATGTGACAGACTTTGCCTGtgtaaaagaacaaagaaagcacAGAGACAGAAGTGACAGTTTAATTATACCCTGTTCACATTAACTGATTAGCTAATTTGAGGTAGGTAGGGGGCCAAATCCCATTTTACTGCTTGAATTTTACTTTGAGTTGTCAAATCTTAACCAACGCAAAGACCTCTTGTTTGTTGGTTACCCCCGACAACCAAGAATGTGCAGCCTGTACAATTTCCTCCTCCTCTGATCCTCTCATAAACCATGGATTCCCAACGTGTTCAAGATCGACATTTTCCTCCACCATAAAGCCATTTCAGGCAACCATGGCTTCCCAACGCACTTTTCAATTTCGGGACTCTCCTCCACCAGAAGGTGTTCAACATCTTCCGACAACCATGTCCTCCCAACCCCAAGGTGTTCAAGATTGGGGCTCTCCTCCAACACAAACCGTGGGTTATCCACCTGCGATGGGATATCCTGTAGAACAATCAGCTTACCGTgcattgaaagaaaaagaatctgCAGCAACGGATAGGATCTATATGTCGTGCCTCCTCATCCTCATTTCATCTCTCCTATTTGTAACTACGTTGTGGACGAACTTCATCAAGAAACACGAGTTGAGGGCTA is part of the Populus nigra chromosome 8, ddPopNigr1.1, whole genome shotgun sequence genome and harbors:
- the LOC133701639 gene encoding aspartic proteinase CDR1-like — translated: MTTFQSVLSFASAIALCVASFGCIDAHNAGFTMELVHRDSPKSPLYNSEQTHLQRLNKAMRRSVSRVHHFQRTADTVSPKEVESEIIANGGEYLMSLSLGTPPFEILAIADTGSDLIWTQCTPCDKCYKQIAPLFDPKSSKTYRDLSCDTRQCQNLGESSSCSSEQLCQYSYYYGDRSFTNGNLAVDTVTLPSTNGGPVYFPKTVIGCGRRNNGTFDKKYSGIIGLGGGPMSLISQMGSSVGGKFSYCLVPFSSESAGNSSKLHFGRNAVVSGSGVLSTPLISKTPDTFYYLTLEAMSVGDKKIEFGGSSFGGSEGNIIIDSGTSLTLFPVNFFTEFATAVENAVVNGERTQDASGLLSHCYRPTPDLKVPVITAHFNGADVVLQTLNTFILISDDVLCLAFNSTQSGAIFGNVAQMNFLIGYDILGKSVSFKPTDCTQL